In a single window of the Coprothermobacter proteolyticus DSM 5265 genome:
- a CDS encoding ECF transporter S component, producing the protein MSVQFITRTAILLALTMIFQSFRAPQLVTGTLVNGMLLISAGYVGMWSGVIIGLFTPVLAFLFGIMKFPPMIPFIMIGNALYVLVFSGMKNKPVGMVLGSLVKFLWLSASVYYMLPLFGVKAPAVLVEMFTFPQLATAVMGGILALLVLSLLKKSLLE; encoded by the coding sequence ATGTCGGTACAATTTATCACCAGAACCGCAATACTTTTAGCTCTCACAATGATATTCCAATCTTTCCGTGCCCCGCAGCTTGTTACGGGTACTTTAGTAAATGGCATGCTACTGATTTCTGCTGGCTATGTGGGAATGTGGTCTGGTGTAATCATCGGACTCTTTACCCCTGTTTTGGCTTTTCTTTTTGGGATAATGAAGTTCCCACCCATGATACCTTTCATCATGATTGGGAACGCTTTGTATGTACTGGTATTTTCGGGAATGAAGAACAAACCTGTTGGTATGGTATTAGGTTCTTTAGTAAAGTTTTTGTGGCTCAGTGCTTCGGTTTATTACATGCTTCCACTTTTTGGTGTGAAAGCTCCGGCTGTTTTAGTGGAAATGTTTACCTTCCCTCAATTGGCGACTGCTGTTATGGGAGGTATTTTGGCGTTGTTGGTGCTGAGTTTATTAAAGAAATCGTTATTGGAGTGA
- a CDS encoding ATP-binding protein, which yields MKELALYVLDLAQNSVVAGAKHITIDITADVKADHLLIRIVDDGKGMSPHLVERVTDPFFTSRKERRFGLGIPFFKDLVEQCGGTLTIKSKEGEGTIIEGKLKLSSVDLVPLGDMGSTIVSLLVSNPELNLVYRFTLNDYSFTFDSAQIREVLQGVNITEPSVLNWIKDYVNEGSIEILPNINISKKEGAKKDYEAD from the coding sequence ATGAAGGAATTGGCTCTTTACGTACTGGATCTTGCACAGAACAGCGTTGTCGCAGGAGCAAAGCATATCACCATTGACATTACTGCTGACGTTAAAGCGGACCATTTATTAATCAGAATAGTAGATGACGGGAAGGGTATGAGCCCACACTTAGTGGAAAGAGTGACGGATCCCTTCTTTACCAGTAGGAAGGAACGCCGTTTCGGTCTGGGAATTCCATTTTTTAAGGATTTGGTTGAGCAGTGCGGAGGTACGCTTACCATCAAATCTAAAGAAGGGGAAGGGACGATTATCGAAGGAAAGCTGAAATTATCTAGTGTGGATCTTGTTCCCTTGGGTGATATGGGTTCTACCATTGTTTCGTTGCTTGTATCCAACCCAGAACTTAATCTGGTTTATCGTTTCACGTTAAATGATTACTCATTTACATTCGACTCTGCACAAATCAGAGAAGTTCTTCAAGGAGTAAACATTACAGAGCCTTCCGTACTCAATTGGATTAAAGATTACGTAAATGAGGGAAGCATTGAAATTCTTCCCAACATAAATATTTCCAAGAAAGAGGGGGCAAAAAAGGATTATGAAGCAGATTAA
- a CDS encoding metallophosphoesterase family protein has product MSQRKNKIGRGTLILSLTSFLFFLVLAIWAFSQHGTWGLYNWNHDYRRLLNIIIGLGFLVPAVALILWLLRGVVSRTWFKVGSWILNIVSVVVIVVCIGIVFYVVVPAYSLLSSTEPKLLVEPSTGIYGIPNLYVYFRTETPTVVVGAWGTGDNLQGFGDSKPVKEHLFHFTDLQPGTEYHYVIDNRMGLTFSTPPLAKTGTLVTFAVASDFHYGGSDANSDERTQILRNISEDPNVNLFFMNGDIVDLGMVNGYWSEFFSDVSENMTKPVALVLGNHDTLIGGLYHFRNYFYGADGVKIDSGNELYHRIDVGNVHFLVLEVLWGTEEFTPEQKKWLEDQLSSIPQEDWVIPISHCFYYSSGDVETGRVWADHEDTTRLISPLFEKYNVDLVISGHNHHMELLEKDGVTYVLDGVAGGNTTGPRPIKSDYSKWFYGDSRGYLEVTVKQNEAELLFKNVDGEVIQQFTVTQNTQ; this is encoded by the coding sequence ATGTCTCAACGTAAGAATAAGATCGGCAGGGGTACCCTCATATTGTCACTTACAAGTTTCTTGTTCTTTCTTGTTTTGGCAATATGGGCTTTTTCTCAACATGGAACATGGGGGCTTTACAATTGGAACCACGACTACAGACGCTTACTGAATATCATTATCGGGCTTGGTTTTCTGGTGCCAGCGGTGGCGCTTATTCTCTGGCTCCTACGGGGCGTTGTAAGCCGTACTTGGTTCAAAGTAGGGTCATGGATACTTAACATTGTGTCCGTTGTGGTGATCGTTGTTTGCATTGGTATTGTTTTTTACGTAGTAGTGCCCGCGTATTCTCTCCTTAGTAGTACTGAGCCAAAACTGTTGGTGGAGCCCAGCACAGGTATCTATGGCATACCCAATCTGTATGTGTATTTTCGCACGGAAACGCCAACAGTTGTGGTTGGTGCCTGGGGCACGGGAGACAACCTACAAGGTTTTGGCGATTCTAAGCCTGTGAAGGAACATCTCTTTCACTTTACGGATCTCCAGCCAGGAACGGAGTATCATTACGTAATTGATAACAGGATGGGCCTAACCTTTAGTACGCCACCTTTGGCAAAAACGGGTACGTTGGTGACGTTTGCTGTGGCATCTGATTTTCACTATGGAGGTTCTGATGCTAATAGCGATGAGCGAACGCAGATACTACGTAACATCAGCGAAGACCCAAATGTGAACCTGTTTTTTATGAACGGCGACATTGTGGACTTGGGCATGGTTAACGGCTACTGGAGCGAGTTTTTCTCTGATGTAAGTGAGAACATGACTAAACCTGTTGCCCTGGTCTTGGGAAACCATGACACTCTCATAGGAGGCTTGTATCACTTTAGGAATTACTTCTACGGTGCTGACGGAGTCAAAATAGACAGCGGAAACGAACTTTATCACAGAATAGATGTGGGAAACGTGCATTTCCTTGTGCTGGAAGTTCTCTGGGGTACTGAGGAATTTACTCCAGAGCAGAAAAAATGGCTGGAGGACCAGCTGAGTTCCATACCTCAGGAAGACTGGGTCATACCAATTTCACACTGCTTCTATTATTCTTCAGGAGACGTAGAAACCGGACGTGTTTGGGCTGACCACGAAGACACCACCAGACTGATCTCGCCACTTTTTGAGAAATACAATGTGGATTTGGTCATATCAGGGCATAACCATCACATGGAGCTTCTGGAAAAGGATGGGGTAACCTACGTTCTGGACGGAGTAGCCGGTGGAAATACTACGGGCCCAAGGCCGATCAAGTCAGATTACTCCAAGTGGTTTTACGGTGATTCCAGGGGCTACTTGGAAGTCACAGTAAAGCAAAACGAAGCTGAGCTCTTGTTCAAAAACGTGGATGGTGAAGTAATTCAGCAGTTTACTGTGACACAGAATACTCAGTAG
- a CDS encoding [Fe-Fe] hydrogenase large subunit C-terminal domain-containing protein has protein sequence MANNAGVYYHSVTLDEEKCKGCTNCIKRCPAEAIRVRNGKARIIDQLCIDCGECIRACPNHAKVAVTDSWDLMNDFKYRIALPAPSLYGQFKNVDVDNVLTALLEIGFDDVFEVALGADIVSKLTRQALMENRLRRPVISSSCPAVVRLVQIRFPSLLDNVLDLCTPMEVAATLAKDEAVRKTGLKREEIGTFFISPCGAKVTSVRKPIGTDKTDVDGVLSLASVYSAIADKVKKVQPMPLSKASMIGIGWAKSGGEAAGTLLENYIYVDGIQNVIKVLEEVELGKMEDLDFLEAMACVGGCVGGPLTVENNFVAQQRIKKLTEKWQKDRNNNKVPAKDEEQGIYNKMELGRARWKKPLERSDAMELSSDIAEALSMMQRIDEVLATLPGLDCGSCGAPTCRTLAEDIVKGLATEYDCVFILKNRIKSLAQELSTLAGKIPPVMGEGKES, from the coding sequence ATGGCCAATAATGCCGGCGTTTACTACCATTCTGTAACACTGGACGAGGAAAAATGTAAAGGATGCACAAATTGTATTAAACGTTGTCCTGCCGAAGCTATCAGAGTCAGAAATGGTAAAGCCCGCATCATTGATCAGCTTTGCATTGACTGCGGCGAATGCATAAGAGCTTGCCCGAACCATGCTAAGGTGGCAGTAACAGATAGCTGGGATCTCATGAACGATTTTAAGTACCGCATCGCGTTGCCTGCTCCATCTTTATATGGGCAATTCAAAAATGTGGACGTGGACAATGTTCTCACAGCACTTCTGGAAATCGGGTTCGATGATGTTTTTGAAGTAGCCTTAGGAGCCGACATTGTTTCAAAACTCACGCGTCAAGCACTCATGGAAAACAGATTACGCAGACCTGTGATTTCCTCATCCTGCCCCGCTGTGGTGCGACTAGTTCAGATCCGATTTCCTTCGCTTTTGGATAATGTCCTGGATTTATGCACGCCCATGGAAGTTGCCGCAACCTTGGCAAAAGACGAGGCTGTAAGAAAGACCGGGTTAAAACGTGAAGAAATAGGCACCTTCTTTATATCCCCGTGTGGGGCTAAGGTTACCAGTGTTAGGAAGCCTATCGGCACAGACAAAACCGATGTAGACGGGGTTCTGTCGCTGGCAAGTGTATACAGTGCTATTGCGGATAAGGTAAAGAAAGTACAGCCTATGCCTTTAAGTAAAGCATCCATGATCGGTATAGGATGGGCAAAATCTGGTGGGGAAGCTGCAGGAACATTACTGGAGAACTACATTTACGTGGATGGGATACAGAACGTCATAAAGGTTTTAGAAGAAGTGGAACTTGGAAAAATGGAGGATTTGGATTTTCTTGAAGCAATGGCTTGTGTTGGTGGGTGTGTGGGTGGCCCTCTCACCGTGGAAAACAATTTCGTTGCTCAGCAAAGAATTAAGAAACTTACCGAAAAATGGCAGAAGGACAGAAACAATAATAAAGTGCCAGCAAAAGACGAAGAGCAGGGCATTTACAACAAAATGGAATTGGGTCGGGCGCGATGGAAAAAGCCTTTGGAAAGAAGTGACGCTATGGAATTGAGCAGCGACATTGCTGAGGCACTGAGTATGATGCAGAGAATTGATGAAGTTCTCGCCACCTTGCCTGGGTTGGACTGCGGTTCCTGCGGTGCACCCACCTGCAGGACGCTGGCTGAGGACATTGTTAAAGGACTAGCAACCGAATATGATTGTGTTTTCATTTTGAAGAACAGGATCAAGAGCCTTGCTCAGGAACTTAGCACACTAGCTGGAAAAATTCCACCTGTGATGGGTGAAGGAAAGGAGAGTTAG
- a CDS encoding ATP-binding protein, translated as MNMEKLAASYRLEYDVKAKDYVRGGEVSSALRAVLKQLSLPPELVRRCCVACYEAEMNIIIHSLGGHLQIDIYPDRLVMVAEDSGPGIEDLNKAMEEGYSTAPEEAREMGFGAGMGLPNIKANTDRLDITTGPEGTKLIMEVLFVGKDGQ; from the coding sequence ATGAATATGGAGAAATTAGCCGCATCCTATAGGCTTGAATATGATGTAAAGGCTAAAGACTACGTAAGAGGTGGCGAAGTTTCTAGTGCTTTGCGGGCTGTGCTGAAGCAACTCTCCTTGCCACCAGAGCTGGTAAGACGTTGCTGTGTGGCTTGCTATGAAGCCGAGATGAACATTATCATACACTCATTAGGTGGGCACCTGCAGATTGACATATACCCTGACAGGTTGGTCATGGTGGCTGAAGATAGCGGGCCCGGTATTGAAGACTTGAACAAGGCCATGGAAGAGGGTTACAGTACGGCGCCTGAGGAAGCCAGGGAGATGGGCTTCGGAGCCGGTATGGGCTTACCAAACATAAAAGCTAATACGGATAGGCTGGACATAACCACGGGTCCGGAAGGTACAAAACTTATCATGGAGGTTTTGTTTGTTGGAAAAGATGGCCAATAA
- the nuoF gene encoding NADH-quinone oxidoreductase subunit NuoF, giving the protein MLYRSHVMVCGGTGCTSSGSDNVAAAFVNEIKKAGLDKEVAVIRTGCFGLCELGPVVVIYPEGVFYSKMKPEYVPEIVEEHLLKGRPVTKYLFGETVTEKEIKPLEETTFYKKQMRVALRNCGIIDPEDIEEAIAMGAYEALGKVLTTMTPEQVIDEMKKSGLRGRGGGGFPTGLKWEFAYKQKETPKYVVCNADEGDPGAFMDRSIMEGDPHSVLEGMAIAGYAIGANHGVIYVRAEYPLAVKRLQIAIKQAREYGLLGDNIFGTDFSFDVEIRFGAGAFVCGEETALLNSVMGRRGEPRPRPPYPAVKGLWNKPTIINNVETFANVPVIISNGAEWFSSIGTEKSKGTKVFALTGKVNRTGLIEVPMGTTLREIIFDIGGGIPDGKRFKAVQIGGPSGGCIPEEHLDTVIDYDSLISLGAMMGSGGLVVMDEDTCMVNVAKFFLEFIVDESCGKCAPCRIGTKRMLEILDKITSGKGEPEDIDRLEKLATTIKDTALCGLGQTAPNAVLSTLRYFRNEYEAHINQKKCPAGVCQALLSYTIVADKCKGCGLCARNCPVNAISGELKQPHVINQEACIKCGTCFEKCPFGAIVKQ; this is encoded by the coding sequence ATGCTTTATAGATCACACGTAATGGTATGTGGAGGCACGGGGTGCACTTCTTCTGGTTCCGATAATGTAGCTGCTGCTTTTGTCAATGAAATAAAGAAAGCAGGTTTAGACAAAGAGGTAGCAGTAATAAGAACTGGTTGTTTTGGTTTGTGCGAGTTGGGGCCGGTAGTCGTTATTTACCCAGAAGGTGTGTTTTACAGCAAAATGAAGCCAGAATATGTTCCCGAAATCGTTGAAGAACATTTGCTAAAAGGCAGACCAGTAACTAAGTACCTGTTTGGTGAAACAGTCACCGAAAAAGAAATAAAACCACTGGAAGAAACCACATTCTACAAAAAACAAATGCGTGTCGCTCTGAGGAACTGCGGCATCATCGATCCAGAAGATATTGAAGAAGCCATTGCCATGGGGGCATATGAGGCACTAGGCAAGGTCTTAACTACGATGACCCCTGAGCAAGTCATTGACGAAATGAAGAAGTCAGGTTTAAGGGGTAGAGGCGGCGGTGGATTCCCCACGGGATTGAAGTGGGAATTTGCTTACAAACAGAAAGAGACCCCCAAATACGTGGTGTGCAATGCTGACGAAGGTGACCCCGGTGCTTTCATGGACAGAAGTATCATGGAAGGTGATCCCCACAGTGTGCTGGAAGGCATGGCTATTGCGGGTTACGCCATTGGTGCTAACCACGGCGTCATTTATGTAAGAGCCGAGTACCCCTTGGCTGTAAAACGTCTTCAGATTGCCATAAAGCAGGCACGTGAATACGGCTTGTTGGGTGACAACATATTTGGAACCGACTTCAGCTTCGATGTGGAGATAAGGTTCGGAGCAGGCGCTTTCGTGTGCGGAGAAGAAACTGCCTTATTGAACTCTGTCATGGGTAGACGTGGTGAACCCAGGCCCAGACCTCCTTATCCGGCAGTTAAAGGGCTTTGGAATAAACCCACCATTATAAATAACGTAGAGACTTTTGCTAACGTTCCTGTCATCATAAGCAACGGTGCAGAGTGGTTCTCATCCATCGGTACTGAGAAATCCAAAGGGACTAAAGTGTTTGCCTTAACTGGAAAGGTGAACCGTACAGGACTCATTGAGGTTCCCATGGGTACCACTCTTAGGGAGATCATTTTTGACATTGGTGGCGGAATTCCTGACGGAAAAAGGTTTAAAGCCGTTCAAATAGGTGGTCCATCTGGTGGTTGCATACCTGAAGAACACCTGGACACCGTGATTGACTACGACTCACTTATTAGCTTGGGCGCAATGATGGGCTCGGGCGGACTGGTGGTCATGGACGAAGATACATGCATGGTTAACGTTGCGAAATTCTTCCTGGAATTCATCGTAGATGAATCTTGTGGAAAGTGTGCTCCATGCAGAATCGGTACAAAGAGAATGCTGGAAATCCTAGATAAGATTACGTCAGGTAAGGGAGAACCTGAAGATATCGATCGGCTAGAGAAGCTGGCTACAACCATTAAAGATACAGCACTGTGCGGTTTGGGACAGACGGCGCCTAACGCTGTTCTTTCCACGCTTAGGTACTTCAGAAATGAATATGAGGCTCACATCAACCAGAAGAAGTGTCCTGCTGGTGTATGCCAAGCATTGCTTTCCTATACCATCGTTGCTGACAAATGCAAAGGCTGTGGTTTGTGCGCAAGGAATTGCCCCGTGAATGCCATTTCAGGGGAACTTAAGCAGCCTCATGTGATTAATCAAGAAGCTTGCATCAAGTGCGGTACATGCTTTGAGAAGTGCCCATTTGGTGCCATTGTGAAACAGTAA
- a CDS encoding DRTGG domain-containing protein, whose protein sequence is MNVKLRVRDLLENGFQLVAGDDGLENPIEGVYICDLLSWVMAKSKPKNAWITIQSHVNIVAVALMVEQSCIIVSEGVEVEKEAVERANEEAMPILSFPGTSYEAAIKLYQLLSR, encoded by the coding sequence GTGAATGTAAAACTAAGGGTTAGGGATCTTTTGGAGAATGGGTTCCAGCTCGTAGCTGGTGATGATGGCTTAGAAAATCCTATTGAGGGAGTTTACATATGTGATCTTTTAAGCTGGGTCATGGCAAAGTCCAAACCCAAGAATGCGTGGATAACCATTCAAAGTCATGTGAACATTGTGGCAGTGGCATTGATGGTGGAGCAGAGCTGCATCATCGTTTCAGAAGGTGTGGAAGTGGAAAAGGAAGCAGTGGAAAGAGCAAATGAAGAAGCTATGCCCATTCTCAGTTTTCCTGGAACGTCCTACGAAGCGGCAATAAAACTGTATCAACTGCTGTCTAGATAA
- a CDS encoding ArsR/SmtB family transcription factor encodes MSDYSNEQLLKDEMLVCNLADFFDIFGDTSRIKILLALHDKSLPVSSIAELTGLSASAVSHHLSLLRGRRVVKVERKGKYRVYELDDDHVSSVLKMAISHIQEVK; translated from the coding sequence ATGAGCGATTATTCAAATGAGCAATTGTTAAAAGATGAGATGCTTGTCTGCAATTTGGCTGACTTCTTTGATATTTTCGGTGATACGTCCCGCATCAAGATACTACTTGCTTTGCACGACAAATCCCTGCCTGTGTCCAGCATAGCCGAACTCACAGGACTTTCCGCTTCAGCTGTATCCCATCATCTTTCGCTACTTCGCGGAAGGCGCGTGGTAAAAGTTGAACGCAAAGGCAAGTACAGAGTGTATGAATTAGACGACGATCATGTGAGCTCCGTACTGAAAATGGCCATAAGCCACATCCAGGAGGTGAAATAG
- a CDS encoding PHP domain-containing protein, which translates to MRLYYDLHIHSALSPCASDDMTPNNIVNMCLLKGLDIIAVTDHNSVRNVEAVVNLAQRKGLVVVPGMEVQTKEEVHVLCYFYTLDHCYDFQAKWEDSLPKIENRREYFGNQLILDEDDELIGEYPYLLLTSSYFGVEDVFRLIRDRGVAVFAHVDRPSYSVLSNLGFIPDMDGVATLEISGAVSPQQFLMQHPTLGKYRILQSSDAHYLGDIMERVNYVELTSPSVEALLKHLSGFA; encoded by the coding sequence ATGAGGCTCTATTACGACCTTCACATACATAGCGCCCTTTCTCCCTGTGCATCTGATGACATGACCCCCAATAATATTGTGAACATGTGCCTTTTAAAGGGTTTGGACATTATCGCTGTTACTGACCATAACAGTGTCAGAAACGTGGAAGCCGTGGTTAATCTGGCACAAAGAAAGGGTCTCGTAGTGGTTCCAGGTATGGAGGTGCAAACCAAAGAGGAAGTTCATGTATTATGCTACTTCTACACTTTGGATCACTGTTACGACTTTCAAGCTAAGTGGGAAGATTCTCTTCCTAAAATAGAAAACCGCCGTGAATACTTTGGCAACCAGCTTATCCTCGATGAAGACGATGAATTGATCGGTGAGTATCCTTATTTACTGCTTACTTCTTCTTACTTCGGGGTAGAAGACGTCTTTAGGCTTATAAGGGACCGAGGAGTTGCAGTTTTTGCACATGTGGACAGACCTTCCTACAGTGTGCTTTCGAATCTGGGTTTTATCCCTGATATGGATGGTGTGGCAACTTTGGAAATCTCAGGCGCTGTGAGCCCTCAGCAGTTTCTTATGCAGCACCCTACGCTGGGAAAGTACCGCATTTTACAATCCTCTGATGCCCATTACTTGGGTGACATCATGGAACGTGTGAATTACGTTGAACTGACGAGTCCTTCTGTGGAGGCTCTCCTTAAACACTTAAGTGGCTTTGCGTGA
- a CDS encoding NADH-quinone oxidoreductase subunit NuoE family protein encodes MEQLYELFGIDRVEEFRAKLEELKKVPGSMISILNEAQEMFGYIPFQVQELISKETGVPLTEIFGIVTFYSRFSIVPAGKYKISLCLGTACYVRGSGQILEKLKENLGINEGETTSDGMFSLEAARCLGACALAPVMMINGEVYGRLTPDEAVKVIQRIKKQDLSQAAAEVE; translated from the coding sequence ATGGAACAACTTTACGAGCTGTTCGGCATCGATAGAGTCGAAGAATTCAGAGCAAAGCTGGAGGAACTTAAAAAGGTGCCAGGTTCCATGATCTCCATTCTCAACGAGGCCCAGGAAATGTTTGGTTACATTCCTTTTCAGGTTCAAGAACTCATTTCGAAGGAAACTGGGGTTCCCTTAACGGAGATTTTTGGCATCGTGACCTTCTATTCGCGCTTTAGCATCGTTCCCGCTGGGAAGTACAAAATCAGCTTGTGCTTGGGGACCGCTTGCTATGTGAGGGGCAGTGGACAAATCCTAGAAAAGCTCAAAGAGAATTTGGGCATCAATGAGGGAGAGACCACTTCCGATGGTATGTTCTCATTAGAAGCCGCAAGGTGCTTGGGAGCTTGCGCATTAGCCCCGGTCATGATGATCAACGGAGAGGTCTATGGACGTCTTACGCCCGACGAAGCTGTAAAAGTGATACAAAGGATAAAGAAACAAGATCTCTCTCAGGCTGCCGCTGAGGTTGAGTAA
- a CDS encoding heavy metal translocating P-type ATPase gives MRTTLTATQLKCPKCAVHIEEEIKKKNLARDLVIDVPTGIISVEADEEQLIQIKRLLSQAGLYHEEHEERTERFITISGLVLFAIGFAAIRLSPPVGITFLVVSSIINGYPRVHELVHNLSVGVLDIFDENLLMLLGGTGGFIAGAYVEAAMVFNLYALAEIIEESVKKKAQEGLRSILTDIPDSAMLIKEQQLVAVEVEQLKAGDHIRFTAGDTVPVDVVLLSPALVDESVITGESAPVNHEPGDMVLSGSKLLTPCDAEVLRPLQESNLAQVQKTIAQTLSRKSAFRSWMERFTNVYSPLVLISAVAVFLFGLLSGNAFSVAVYRSSVLLLIACPCSLLLASPSAVSAAVSTLARQGVLVRNTDALEKLPQVGTVIFDKTGTITTGRMKITEAQISDEHLALVASVESYFKHPVADAIVAYAAEKNIVLKEAKVRQNGNVITGEIENHQVELTMKDLLQVKVDGMDVGFFKVEEELRDEAPWVIQRLKDQGYKIIILSGDQHEKVETLARQLKVDEYYANMTPEGKQAFVKELEKREHCLMVGDGLNDALALSEAHVSVALPDRRIKTIVETADFILSGTLTPLVNLPSYAQSYTSTVKTNVGLSLGIKVAIFTTSLLGYVALPLAVVADEGTALLVLLNSLRLTSRASH, from the coding sequence GTGAGGACAACCCTCACTGCAACTCAGCTCAAGTGCCCAAAGTGTGCTGTTCACATTGAAGAAGAAATAAAGAAGAAAAACCTAGCCCGAGATCTGGTTATTGACGTGCCCACCGGCATCATAAGTGTGGAAGCTGATGAGGAACAACTAATCCAAATAAAGAGGCTACTTTCTCAAGCCGGCTTGTACCACGAGGAGCACGAAGAAAGAACAGAGCGTTTTATTACTATTTCTGGTCTTGTTTTGTTTGCAATCGGTTTTGCTGCCATTCGCCTTAGCCCACCTGTGGGTATTACTTTTTTGGTTGTGAGCTCCATAATAAACGGCTATCCACGTGTGCACGAGCTGGTTCACAACTTAAGTGTGGGTGTGCTGGACATTTTCGATGAAAACCTACTTATGCTTTTAGGCGGAACTGGAGGGTTCATAGCCGGTGCTTATGTGGAAGCAGCCATGGTTTTTAACCTGTATGCCTTAGCCGAGATCATAGAAGAGTCTGTGAAAAAGAAAGCACAAGAGGGATTAAGAAGCATATTAACTGACATACCTGACAGCGCCATGCTGATAAAAGAACAGCAACTCGTAGCGGTAGAGGTGGAACAACTTAAAGCTGGAGACCACATTCGCTTCACAGCAGGCGATACGGTACCAGTGGACGTCGTCTTGCTTTCTCCTGCCTTAGTCGATGAAAGCGTCATAACTGGTGAAAGTGCACCTGTAAACCATGAACCAGGTGACATGGTACTGTCAGGATCAAAGCTGCTTACTCCTTGTGATGCAGAAGTATTAAGACCCCTGCAGGAAAGCAACCTAGCACAAGTACAGAAAACCATCGCTCAAACGTTAAGTAGAAAGAGTGCTTTTAGATCTTGGATGGAGCGTTTTACAAACGTGTATTCGCCTTTGGTACTCATAAGCGCTGTGGCGGTTTTCTTGTTCGGCTTATTGTCTGGAAACGCGTTTTCTGTGGCTGTTTATCGTAGTTCAGTTTTACTTCTCATTGCTTGTCCTTGTTCTCTACTGCTGGCTTCACCTTCAGCTGTGTCAGCGGCTGTTTCTACGCTGGCACGCCAGGGCGTACTGGTTAGAAACACTGATGCCTTGGAGAAGCTTCCACAAGTGGGAACGGTGATTTTCGATAAAACCGGAACCATTACCACAGGCCGCATGAAGATCACCGAAGCTCAAATAAGCGATGAACATTTAGCCTTGGTTGCTTCAGTGGAATCCTACTTTAAGCATCCTGTAGCTGACGCTATCGTTGCTTATGCTGCAGAAAAGAACATTGTTTTGAAAGAAGCAAAAGTTAGACAAAATGGAAATGTCATTACCGGAGAGATAGAAAACCATCAAGTGGAGCTAACAATGAAAGACCTGCTGCAGGTGAAAGTTGATGGAATGGATGTTGGGTTTTTTAAGGTTGAAGAAGAACTCCGTGATGAGGCCCCTTGGGTTATACAGCGTCTTAAAGATCAGGGTTACAAAATAATCATACTAAGTGGAGATCAGCACGAGAAAGTGGAAACCCTGGCAAGACAACTGAAAGTCGATGAATACTACGCCAATATGACGCCCGAGGGCAAACAAGCCTTCGTCAAAGAACTTGAAAAGCGAGAACACTGCTTAATGGTAGGAGACGGTCTTAACGATGCCCTAGCGCTCTCTGAGGCTCACGTGTCTGTGGCACTGCCAGATAGACGGATTAAGACCATTGTAGAAACCGCTGATTTCATACTAAGCGGGACATTAACGCCGCTGGTTAATTTGCCCAGTTATGCCCAGTCGTACACAAGTACTGTAAAAACCAATGTGGGGTTGTCCCTGGGAATAAAAGTAGCCATCTTTACTACAAGCCTTTTGGGCTACGTAGCGCTGCCGTTGGCCGTTGTGGCTGACGAAGGCACTGCATTACTCGTACTGCTGAACAGTCTCAGATTAACAAGCAGAGCCTCCCATTAA
- a CDS encoding (2Fe-2S) ferredoxin domain-containing protein, whose amino-acid sequence MKTLEDLQKIREEALRKVNIRSDRSGTRITVGMATCGIAAGARPVMMAILDELEKRNVTGVTVVETGCIGLCKFEPIVEVYVPGHEKVTYIKMDPDKARQVVVEHVINGHPIREWTLESAELE is encoded by the coding sequence ATTAAGACCTTAGAGGATCTGCAAAAAATCAGAGAAGAAGCCTTACGCAAGGTAAACATCAGAAGTGATCGTTCAGGAACAAGAATTACTGTGGGCATGGCAACTTGCGGCATTGCTGCTGGTGCCAGACCTGTGATGATGGCCATTTTGGATGAGTTGGAGAAGCGAAATGTGACGGGTGTTACCGTGGTAGAAACGGGCTGCATTGGACTCTGCAAGTTTGAACCCATCGTAGAAGTGTACGTACCTGGCCATGAGAAAGTTACTTACATAAAGATGGATCCTGATAAAGCTAGGCAAGTAGTTGTAGAACATGTCATAAATGGACATCCCATTAGGGAATGGACGTTGGAAAGCGCTGAACTGGAGTAA